In Eriocheir sinensis breed Jianghai 21 chromosome 59, ASM2467909v1, whole genome shotgun sequence, the genomic stretch ACCCAAATttccctaaccaaaccaaacctttcctttcctaaccaaacctaatcaaacctaacctaacctaacctaacctaaccaaacctagccaaACCAAACCtttcctaaccaaacctaacctaatcaaacctaacctaaccaaacctagccaaACCAAACCTTTCCTAACCAAACCTTCCCTAACCAAACTttccctaaccaaacctaacctaacctaaccaaacctaaccaaacctaacctaaccaaaccttcccTTACCAAATCTTCTCTAACCAAACCttccctaaccaaaccaaaccaaaccttccctaaccaaaccaaacctaacctttccAAACCAAGCCttccctaaccaaacctaacctaaccaaacctttcctaaccaaacctaacctaaccaaacctaacaaaacctactctaacttaacctaaccaaaccaaacctaacctaacctaaccaagcctattGTAACCCACCCTTACCTCACCCACTCCAGAGGTCGTGGCAAGGAAACTGGAGGGCGGGCGAGCTGGCGACACCCCTTCAGAGGCGGACGAGGAGGGCACAGTGGAGGAGGCGAGGGTGCGTGTGAGGCAGTACTTTGCGCAGCTCCGGGAACAGCTGAGTCGCCAGGAGAGTCAGGCAAAAAAAGCGCTCGAGGCTCATGTCAGGGAACGGCTTTGCTCCATAAGACAGCAGCAGGaggatctggcaacactgctctcACAGGTGTGTTGGGAAGGCAGTCTGTGGTGCTGATAtatctggtaacactgctttttggggttttgttaggttggaTAAGGTTAGCCAGCACCTCATGGcataaatcaacagagaatgacctcacttgtttgtatagaaagtttcattagtaaggaaccaTATTTCTAagccaagacctatagtaactgtttggggttttgttaagttaagtttagggtatcttcaaacacatgatagccagcaccttatggtataaatcaactaaagaatgacctcacttgattgtatagaaagtctcattagtaaggaagcatatttctaagtcaagacctatagtaactgtttggggttttgttaggttatgttaggttaagtttagggtatcttcaaacacatgatagccagcaccttatggtataaatcaacaaagaatgacctcgctttgttgtatagaaagtctcaatagtaaggaagcatatttcTAAGCCAAGAccaatagtaactgtttggggttttgttaagttaagtttagggtatcttcaaacacatgatagccagcaccttacggtataaatcaacaaagaatgacctcactgttgtatagaaagtctcattagtaaggaagcatatttctaagccaagacctatagtaactgtttggggttttgttaggttaagtttagggtatcttcaaacacatgatagccagcaccttatggtataaatcaacaaagaatgacctcactttgttgtatagaaagtctcattagtaaggaagcatatttcTAAGCCAAGACCTATAGtagctgtttggggttttgttaggttaggttaggttaagtttaggggcttaggtaaagttaggttacaACAGGGTATTACGTTagattagttaggttaggttaagtttagggtgttaggttaggttaggttaagtttagggtattaggttaggttaggttaagtttagggtattaggttaggttaggttaagtttagggtattaggttaggttaggttatgacagggtattatgttaggttagttaggttaggttatattaagaTTAGGggcttagattaggttaggttaagtttagggtattaggttaggttaggttaagtttagggtattaggttaggttaggttatgacaGGGTATTATGtcaggttagttaggttaggttatattaagaTTAGGggcttagattaggttaggttaagtttaggctattaggttaggttacaacaaggtattaggttagattaagtataccaaccaccaccactaccaccatcatcaccactgcgcCACCACCCCAAACAGATGGTGGCGGTTGTGGTTGACGGGGAGCGGGCGGTGCAGCACGATGATGGGCGGCTCATCATGGCCTTCAGGGACCTCTCGGCGCGCATGGCCCACGTCACCTCACAGGAGCAGCAACTGGCCCAGCTCCTCGCCCTCACACCTGACCCAGCCATTCCCATCACTTTTACTAAGGTACTGActcctctactctctcctcctttccttccctcagttATACACTCTATTGTATTTATCTATATCGCttttcttctccactccttcGTTCCCTCAGTTATGCACTCTATTCTAATTATCTatatctctaacctaacctaaccttacccaaccaaacctatcctaacctaactaaaccaaacctatcctaactttacctaacctaaccaaactagaCCTCctatcttacctaacctacctcaaccaaacctatcctaatctatcctaacactacctaacctaacctaactaaacctatcctaacctaacttaacctaaccaaactagacctatcctatcctaaccttacctaacctaaccaaacttatcCTAACGtaaccaaacctatcctaacctaactaaacctctcctaacctaacctatcctaaccttacctaactaaacataacctatcctaactaaacctatcctaacctaacttaaccaaacaagacctatcctaaccttaccctacctaaccAAACtagacctatcctaacctaacttaacctaacctctccctACACCAAGCTAACAATCACCAAACATCACATCATTGAAAAAACCGACAACAATCACCAATATATAAACGCCGAAACTCCCTCGGCAGGACAACCGCATCCACATCGGGGCGCGGATTGAGATGCGCGTGGTGACCCTGGGGCTGGACGGGGCGGGGAAGACCTCCATCCTGTTCAAGCTCAAGCAGGATGAGTTTGTGTCCACCATTCCGACCATCGGCTTCAACGTCGAGACCATTGAATATAAGAacttcaaggtgtgtgtgtgtgtgtgtgtgtgtgtgtgtgtgtgtgtgtgtattccctaCTCTCTCtgactaactactactacttctacaactccCCCCCTTTCCGCAGTTCACCGTGTGGGATGTTGGCGGCCAGCTCAAGCTCCGGCCCCTCTGGAGACACTACTACTTCAACACCCAGGCCGTGATCTTCGTCGTGGACGCGACGGATGTGGAGCGACTTCCCGAGGCCCAGACGGAGTTGACGAAGTTGATGACGGAGAGGGAGCTGAAGGACGCCTCGCTGCTTATCTTCGCCAacaaggaggtgaggaggaggaggaagaagggtagttGGGTGGGTCGTTTCAGCATCAACTTATCAACAGACTTACAAGGAggtcagtgaggaagagaaggaggagggggaggtttaGTTGTGTGGGTCATATCAAAAGGGCcattcatctctatactgtccaaattccctatgcaagagttaaccagcaccttcattctttcatcctttttggtGCTTATATATGCTAacaagagaggtgaggaggaggtttAGTTGTGTGGGTCATATCAAAAGGGCCATTCatctctatgctgtccaaattccctatgcaagagttaaccagcaccttcattctttcatcctttttggtGCTTATATATGTTAACAGGGAGGTGTACTTGTGTGGGTCATGTCAACAGGGCCATTcatctatactgtccaaattccctatgcaagagttaaatgAATGAATTAATTTAGACTGAGACCCCAATCAAGCACTTCCATCATTATCGTTTCCAGCTTCGTTATCAAGAATATACCACTTATCTTTTCCCTCCACCCCCAGAACTGTGAACACGCGCTGGACATGCCCACCCTCACCGACAGCCTAGGCCTACACAAGCTCTGCCTGGGACGCTCCTGGCACATCCAACCCTGCGATGCCCAGTCTGGTACGGGCCTACACCAAGGGCTGGACTGGCTGGCGAGGCAACTAGTACCTTCGGAAGTCCTCAACTCGGCTGGCTGAGCACCCCGCGATGCCTACGTAGTGTTGGTTGACCCGGTTGAGTTTGGGTGagacaggaggcagctcaagggaaagacAGGAGTGATACTGGTAATACTTATCTGGTAATACTGGAAAAGGGTGTGGAAGGGAATCAGGTCCTGTTTAGTCAACTTAAAGAAGGATCAAGTAGGCTGTTTGtcatctttttcttgtgttttgataggaaagaaaggagtttgAGGTTGAAAAAGATAGGAAACAGAGGGTAATACTGGTTATACTTAGCTGGTAATACTGGAAAAGGGTGTAGAAGGGAATCAGGTCCTGTTTAGTCAACTTAAAGAAGGATCAAGTAGGCTGTTTGtcatctttttcttgtgttttgataggaaaggaaggagtttgAGGTTAAAAAAGGTCAGAAACACAGCTGCTAATACTGGAACGGGGTGTGAAAGGGAATTGGATCTTGTATCGTTAACTTAAAGAAGGATTGAGTAGACggtttctcacttttttcttgtgttttgataggaaaggaaggagtttgAGGTTAAAAAAGGTCAGAAACACAGCTGGCAATACTGGAAAAGGGCGTGAAAGAGAATTGGATCTTGTATTGTTAACTTAAAGAAGGATTGAGTAGAcggtttcccatttttttcttgtgttttgataggaagggaaggagtttgaGGTTAAAAAAGGTCAGAAACACAGCTGCTAATATTGGAACAGGGTGTGAAAGGGAATTGGATCTTGTATTGTTAACTTAAAGAAGGATTGAGTAGAcgatttcccatttttttcttgtgttttgataggaagggaaggagtttgaGGTTGAAAAAGGTCAGAAACACAGCTGGCAATACTGGAAAAGGGTGTGAAAGGGAATCGGATCTTGTATTGTTAACTTAAAGAAGGATTGAGTAGACGGTTTCTcacctttttcttgtgttttgataggaaaggaaggagtt encodes the following:
- the LOC126985322 gene encoding E3 ubiquitin-protein ligase TRIM23-like, giving the protein MAAEALISAKSQSFHTFNTPQITASKCGNNLECRVCEDGFSLGGDKVPRLLFCGHTLCHACLLRLPTHDNNIHCPFDRQPTPISASGVWGLKKNFALLELLERLSLSRSNAALLPEVLVKQRELGISCDEDEEHLAVLYCTVCASHLCLECSERTHATRTLHKHKRIPLSEKPREKPRCADHSFHPVEFVCLEEGCQAAPLMCFICKDYKHTKHKHMLLEQEAERIRATISTALQHIKRVAQELTDSAHKLEVVARKLEGGRAGDTPSEADEEGTVEEARVRVRQYFAQLREQLSRQESQAKKALEAHVRERLCSIRQQQEDLATLLSQMVAVVVDGERAVQHDDGRLIMAFRDLSARMAHVTSQEQQLAQLLALTPDPAIPITFTKDNRIHIGARIEMRVVTLGLDGAGKTSILFKLKQDEFVSTIPTIGFNVETIEYKNFKFTVWDVGGQLKLRPLWRHYYFNTQAVIFVVDATDVERLPEAQTELTKLMTERELKDASLLIFANKENCEHALDMPTLTDSLGLHKLCLGRSWHIQPCDAQSGTGLHQGLDWLARQLVPSEVLNSAG